Within Acidaminococcus timonensis, the genomic segment CCCGCAGAGCCTGTTCCATGATGTAGGGCCCGATGCCGTCGCCGGGCAGGATGCCCACGGTGATGTGGCTCAGTTTCTTGAAGTCCTTCCGGGCCGGAGCGTTCTTGATGGTTTCGATCCGTTTGAAGTCCTCCCGAATCAGAGCGCCGAAACGTTCCATGGCCTTGCGGATGACTTCTTCCTGTGCCTGTTCGTCATATTCCTTCTGATTCATGATTTCCATGGTATACTCTCCCTTTCTCTCAAGCCACCGTCCGCTTCCACAGCACCGGGGGCAGCTGTTCCTTTTGATGGTTCCAGTTTATCCGATTGTTCAGAGCATTTCCAATACTTGTACTCCCATAGGGGATATTGGAGGGATTCTATGGGAGTTGATATATTTTGTCCTCCCCTGAAAGGGGAGGAGGACCAGCCAAATGGCTGGTGGAAGGGTCCCACACCCGATGTGAGACCCCCTACCCGCAAGCGGGTCCTTTCCCCCTTTCAGGGGGACACTGGGCTCACAGCCTGCAACACACCTTACACCTCCGGCAGCTTTTCCGCTTCCGGCAGGCTCAATAACTTCCTCGCCACCTGGGCGGCCTGGTGGGGATACACATTGGCCAGTAACCCCTCCGCCTTCTGCAGGGCCGCCTCCTCGCTGAGGGGCTTCCGGTACGACCCGGTGGGGTCCTGGATGAACTGCCCCAGCACCCGGCCGTCCTTCAGCTGTACCTTCACCCGGCAGCTCCAGTGGTCCGGGTAGGCCGCCGTCAGGTCCGCCGCCTCCCGCACCCGGATCCGCCCCAGCATCGTCTGGATGGCCGGGTCCGCCACTTTTTCCGGGGTGAACAGGCTCTGGTCCACCTGCCCCAACAGCATAGCCCCGGCCAGGGTAAAGGGCAGGGAGAACTTGGCGTCCAGGGGGTTCTGAGGATGCAGGCACCCGTCACTGACGGCGCACTGCTGGTACCCGATCTTATACGTTTCTGCCTCCAGGCTCACCACGCTGTCCAGGATCCGCTGCTCCGCATCTGCCAGAAGCAGCATCCCCTCTCCCAGGATGGCCTTCCGCAGGGACAGGGCGCCGTCGATGCCCGCATGGGCACTGCGACAGCAGGGATACGGCTTCATATCCATGTTCAGGATTTCCCAGGTAGTCCCCAGGCCTTCCGTCAGTTTCTCCAGGTGGCCGCCGTCACTCATGGCATTCAGCAGTCCCCCGTCTTCCGCCTCCAGCACGTGGACCGGACCCTGCATGCCATAGCGGGCCAGATAGGTGCAGCGCAGACCGG encodes:
- a CDS encoding MmgE/PrpD family protein, giving the protein MEQTVREAPLGKLAAFAASLSWDGLPETVQQAAVYRALDLISVALGAVGDPLVERMKQALRALDPENRRTGVALLGQPLEERWSVTEAAMLDAMLAHTLELDDVHPGSKTHISSSMIPAAWCLGHALGSTGKNFLTALVAGYEVAHRVGMAFGVAAHRKRGWHATATCGTFGVAAACAHLLGLDAEGTASALGLAGSQTTGVWAFLGDGTNSKVLNPGQAAMTGLRCTYLARYGMQGPVHVLEAEDGGLLNAMSDGGHLEKLTEGLGTTWEILNMDMKPYPCCRSAHAGIDGALSLRKAILGEGMLLLADAEQRILDSVVSLEAETYKIGYQQCAVSDGCLHPQNPLDAKFSLPFTLAGAMLLGQVDQSLFTPEKVADPAIQTMLGRIRVREAADLTAAYPDHWSCRVKVQLKDGRVLGQFIQDPTGSYRKPLSEEAALQKAEGLLANVYPHQAAQVARKLLSLPEAEKLPEV